The following coding sequences are from one Candidatus Peregrinibacteria bacterium window:
- a CDS encoding aminoacyl-tRNA hydrolase, translating to MKLIVFLGNIGKKYESTRHNAGFLFGEYLRKEWGFPEWEDQPKFFGEISEGTHHDEKFIFLRPSTFMNLSGKSVSAVQKFYKIPLKNILLCHDDKDIPFGTVRYREKGSSGGQKGVEDVIRVFGTKEIQRMKIGIANEEIGKFTETADFVLSRFSESEIEKLPEIFEEAGKLLRINS from the coding sequence ATGAAGCTCATCGTCTTTCTCGGAAACATCGGAAAGAAGTATGAATCGACTCGCCACAACGCGGGATTTCTTTTCGGTGAATATCTTCGAAAAGAATGGGGATTTCCCGAGTGGGAAGATCAGCCAAAATTTTTTGGGGAGATAAGTGAAGGAACTCATCACGATGAAAAATTTATTTTTTTGAGACCTTCAACATTTATGAATCTCTCGGGAAAATCGGTGAGTGCTGTTCAGAAGTTCTACAAAATTCCCCTGAAAAATATTCTCCTCTGTCACGATGACAAAGATATTCCATTCGGAACGGTACGCTATCGAGAAAAAGGAAGTTCTGGCGGACAAAAAGGGGTGGAAGATGTGATTCGAGTTTTCGGAACTAAAGAAATTCAGCGCATGAAAATTGGAATTGCAAATGAAGAGATAGGAAAATTTACGGAAACAGCAGATTTTGTACTTTCGAGATTTTCGGAAAGTGAAATAGAAAAGCTCCCAGAAATTTTTGAGGAGGCAGGGAAATTATTGAGAATCAATTCTTAA
- a CDS encoding 30S ribosomal protein S21 — translation MAIYAVRREGETNERLIKRFKKQVQNARILQDLREKRYWAHSPKKRVIRKKALKRAMFREKRAREQFYA, via the coding sequence ATGGCTATTTATGCGGTTAGAAGGGAAGGCGAAACTAATGAAAGGCTTATTAAGCGCTTCAAAAAGCAAGTCCAAAATGCCCGAATTCTTCAAGATCTTCGAGAAAAAAGATATTGGGCTCATTCGCCAAAAAAACGCGTAATTCGAAAGAAAGCGCTCAAAAGAGCTATGTTTCGGGAAAAAAGAGCACGAGAGCAGTTCTACGCGTAA
- the der gene encoding ribosome biogenesis GTPase Der codes for MPAVVAIIGRPNVGKSTLFNRILGERIAIESPVSGTTRDPVTALYRGKKVDMFFIDTGGLEFGREKRKEKKEKRSENHGGGSIEEDVQLQARMAIAEADLIIFCVDTKAPVTPGDEEVVRLLRKKSGDKPVLLVGTKYEGKTQQTDEMDLLSFGIGETDPFLISAIHNSGIDELLDASEKILKKNGFRKDPKKDDEIISIAVIGRPNVGKSSLVNKLTNTQKLIVSDIAGTTRDSVDIEMVHEGTTFRLIDTAGLRRRAKVEEYIEKYSVMRALASLQRSDVTLLLLDAEEGVTHQDKYIIEQVLEARTGLVLVVNKWDLRDSGEEAQKIFLHHLKGELSFLPWAPAIFTSALTGKNVQKIFMISQEIFAERKKRIPTPEFNAFLQEVQHIHAMAGMRNTHPRIKYGAQIGISPPHFIFKGSRLDDIHFSSRRYLENRIRDTFGFIGTPVQIEMTTQENPYASTKHKVQSTKHK; via the coding sequence GTGCCAGCTGTCGTCGCCATTATCGGTCGTCCAAATGTCGGAAAATCCACACTTTTTAATCGTATTCTTGGGGAAAGAATTGCGATTGAAAGTCCAGTTTCTGGAACTACGCGTGATCCCGTAACCGCTCTGTATCGCGGGAAAAAAGTGGATATGTTTTTTATCGATACAGGAGGACTTGAGTTTGGAAGAGAAAAGAGAAAAGAGAAAAAAGAAAAAAGATCGGAGAATCACGGAGGAGGTTCAATAGAAGAAGATGTGCAATTGCAGGCAAGAATGGCGATAGCAGAAGCTGATCTCATTATTTTCTGTGTGGATACCAAAGCGCCAGTTACCCCAGGAGATGAAGAAGTGGTTCGGCTTCTTCGGAAAAAGTCGGGTGATAAGCCAGTACTCCTTGTCGGAACAAAATATGAGGGAAAAACTCAGCAAACGGATGAAATGGATCTTCTTTCTTTTGGCATTGGCGAAACTGATCCTTTCCTCATTTCTGCAATTCATAATTCTGGAATTGATGAGCTCCTTGATGCTTCGGAAAAGATTCTCAAGAAAAATGGATTTCGCAAAGATCCGAAAAAAGATGATGAGATTATCAGCATTGCTGTTATCGGAAGACCGAATGTGGGAAAATCTTCACTCGTGAACAAACTCACAAATACCCAAAAACTCATTGTTTCCGATATTGCCGGAACTACTCGAGATTCGGTTGATATTGAAATGGTCCACGAAGGAACGACTTTCCGTCTCATCGATACCGCAGGACTTCGCCGGAGAGCAAAAGTGGAAGAATATATTGAAAAATATTCCGTGATGAGAGCGCTTGCGAGTCTTCAGAGATCAGACGTCACGCTTCTGCTCCTCGATGCGGAAGAAGGCGTTACGCATCAAGATAAATATATTATTGAACAAGTTCTCGAAGCCCGAACAGGGCTTGTACTCGTCGTAAATAAATGGGATTTACGCGATTCTGGTGAAGAAGCTCAAAAAATATTCCTCCATCATCTCAAAGGAGAACTCTCATTTCTCCCGTGGGCGCCGGCAATTTTCACTTCCGCTCTTACAGGAAAAAATGTGCAGAAAATTTTTATGATCTCTCAAGAAATTTTTGCGGAACGGAAAAAAAGGATTCCCACACCAGAATTTAATGCGTTTCTCCAGGAAGTTCAGCATATTCACGCCATGGCGGGAATGAGGAATACTCATCCTCGGATCAAATATGGAGCGCAAATTGGTATTTCTCCACCACACTTTATTTTCAAAGGATCTCGGCTCGACGATATACATTTTTCATCAAGGAGATATTTGGAAAATCGTATTCGTGACACGTTCGGATTTATCGGAACGCCAGTGCAAATCGAAATGACCACGCAGGAAAATCCGTATGCAAGCACAAAGCACAAAGTACAAAGTACAAAACATAAGTGA
- a CDS encoding DUF11 domain-containing protein: MKRLREKYTQTGLIFGIFLLLLIGTGFSLFPKNDAFGYGYTVDLAYDMAANPSAINNGETTTYTINIKNKSDGPLDTVGIIFSFDATHLQFVTATAGSCRVVQGSKVDCANGPLAQDATLSFGITMRAIKSGSPDSTIIVYHSNHVEYGNDSTSVDIEPAADLSVTRTVDKSAVVPGETVEHTLTIKNNGPDIAETFSLSDSYNETLFAVDSTTVPANCEIITAAIFCDFTNLGVGASTVITYQTLARDTGTSGSAQFTLVLEPNTPIDLNSANNSATNTVNVSYRTIRTSEENFWKIDGVKTYQITAAVANGTTGMQNIRVLINYQGSNSSNRRGYFAWNEGTTYTFDPNSTDQLPCGTGKVDKYNGTTNGGFGKDFIDLVGCSTSVTSQGQRTVTFTVRPRSNFGDFARINDISLWTTDTAGNVLDWQNYDINFGSDGTPPSKDALSITTIANNYLRIDGVTSYTITAKATDMGSGIQNMRTLINYQGSNSSNRRGYFAWNEGSTYTFGSDSTDQFPCGTGKADKYNGTTSGGFGKDFIDLVGCSTSVTSQGQRTVTFTVRPRTNFGDFARINDISFWTMDTAGNVTDSSNGSSGWDNYDINFGATKYNPIPESISFFPSKTEYYTIENPNLIWQSSQFTEYVQILGENITNPIQTGSSGQLELDGPLSPGTYTYSITPYGPDGIIGESRTIDPLLKVIPTPQCTEDNRVEKCGTYACVGSQSCDTLCTTENKCAVSTNCSSVKGRCGAQCSLNSDCQNSKEVFCNANHEVCTPICSTETATKGQCVAGTTDCHTESGFCNVPEALSVNIPAQTILFGTKPTDIVISGGTPGYSITSVEETPKSGSTGLRPTLNADDATISFPSPAIGTGEMKITIRDSLEQSIEVTIVVYARPNLANYKTFTIDSTCDKRTGNNAALVGEICTLVATVTFDDGSSQDVSREVFWDGTKGAGVFLDGDTNGKPDGRSDIFILPAPLTSDTPRYVDISASLLISDDPEDPDAVYVRNDDEPIRFEIKDPGRLSSLEISSECDTKTKSVGDDCTLKANGKFADGTLHDLSNIVEFLGYQTIGKLLGTKAGDPKNGILEITKRGIATITAYMPFSIFDGNPGISGDDTNSIADVIYKNRGDGVSSETSVVITAVDPTRITSITVSSPNCDGKEVPIGTVCVLQASGIYEDGTSYDISNLVTWIGHEAVLGDKGKLGENGVLTTGKAGTAVIHATLVVNPKDSSGGSISSTSSDSITITVINPGILKSITVSSNCSGIKIIGDVCTLRAMGTFASGERDISDQVTWNGISALAGAITGMSDMVITKAGVATISATRAIDPENAGAGSVSSNSIEISAVDPGEIDSIAISSPCSGLQKKIGEYCQLKAEATYKGGEKGDVSEKVTWTGFDQIGVVNGSLLEINKRENRAQTEALIFAHISQTSGDIRSPMNAPIRIIVVEKLPEIRNIYTIGNPEISRNTHTDLYIDVFSENGISELGKIHAFLYEGMFGTPEEIPAAQNSFTIIEDDKASEVTEGINSALIKLPIYIPVFADMQDGPFTFLVKIDTNSGNTISKVYTTYLGMRPSGDVSGNGFLDKADISMMLKIVNSEIQASEQQIKRSDFNGNRQVDLIDAIFALRKYAE; encoded by the coding sequence TTGAAACGGCTCCGTGAAAAATACACCCAAACAGGACTCATTTTCGGGATTTTCCTGTTGTTGCTCATCGGAACAGGATTTTCCCTTTTCCCTAAAAATGATGCTTTTGGATATGGATATACGGTCGATCTTGCCTACGATATGGCAGCAAATCCTTCCGCGATCAATAATGGTGAAACTACGACCTACACGATAAATATTAAAAACAAGAGTGATGGACCACTTGATACCGTAGGTATAATTTTTAGCTTTGATGCAACACATCTCCAATTTGTTACTGCCACTGCAGGATCCTGTAGAGTCGTCCAAGGCTCGAAAGTTGATTGTGCGAATGGTCCACTTGCTCAGGATGCGACATTAAGTTTCGGAATTACAATGCGAGCGATAAAATCAGGATCTCCGGACAGCACAATTATCGTATATCATTCAAACCATGTGGAATATGGTAATGACAGCACTTCTGTTGATATTGAGCCAGCCGCAGATCTCTCCGTTACGAGAACTGTGGACAAATCGGCCGTTGTTCCCGGAGAAACAGTTGAACATACACTTACTATAAAAAATAATGGTCCAGATATTGCAGAGACCTTCTCTCTCTCTGACTCTTATAATGAAACCCTTTTTGCCGTTGATTCGACAACAGTTCCTGCAAATTGTGAGATAATTACTGCTGCCATATTCTGCGATTTTACAAATTTGGGAGTGGGAGCGAGTACGGTAATAACATACCAAACGCTCGCGCGTGATACCGGAACTTCTGGATCTGCCCAATTTACTCTTGTCCTCGAACCTAATACTCCAATAGATCTCAATTCGGCAAATAATTCTGCAACAAATACCGTAAATGTGAGTTATCGTACCATTCGAACTTCAGAAGAAAATTTTTGGAAAATTGATGGCGTAAAAACATACCAAATCACCGCTGCTGTAGCGAACGGCACAACTGGTATGCAAAATATACGCGTCCTTATCAATTACCAAGGAAGTAATTCTTCAAATCGCCGAGGTTACTTTGCTTGGAATGAGGGAACTACTTACACTTTTGATCCTAATTCTACAGATCAGCTTCCGTGTGGAACTGGAAAGGTTGATAAATACAATGGCACTACCAATGGCGGATTTGGAAAAGATTTTATTGATCTCGTGGGGTGTTCTACTTCCGTCACTTCTCAGGGGCAACGCACAGTGACTTTTACTGTTCGTCCTCGAAGTAACTTTGGTGATTTCGCTCGTATTAATGATATTTCACTTTGGACGACGGATACCGCCGGAAATGTACTGGATTGGCAAAATTATGATATCAACTTCGGAAGCGATGGAACTCCTCCCTCAAAAGACGCTCTCTCAATAACAACAATAGCAAATAACTATTTGAGAATTGATGGAGTCACTTCATATACGATCACCGCAAAGGCAACAGACATGGGAAGTGGTATTCAAAATATGAGAACTCTTATTAATTACCAAGGAAGTAATTCTTCAAATCGCCGAGGATACTTCGCCTGGAATGAGGGAAGTACTTACACTTTTGGCTCTGATTCCACCGATCAATTCCCGTGTGGAACTGGAAAAGCTGATAAATACAATGGCACTACCAGTGGCGGATTTGGAAAAGATTTTATTGATCTCGTTGGGTGTTCCACTTCCGTCACTTCTCAGGGACAACGCACAGTGACTTTTACTGTTCGTCCTCGAACTAATTTCGGCGATTTCGCTCGTATTAATGATATCTCGTTTTGGACGATGGACACAGCTGGAAATGTTACCGATTCTAGCAATGGTTCCAGTGGTTGGGATAATTATGATATTAACTTCGGAGCTACGAAATATAATCCGATTCCGGAGTCTATATCTTTCTTCCCTTCAAAGACAGAGTATTATACCATAGAAAATCCAAATCTCATCTGGCAATCTTCTCAGTTTACCGAGTATGTTCAAATACTTGGAGAAAATATTACAAATCCCATTCAAACAGGATCTTCTGGGCAGTTAGAATTAGACGGACCTCTTTCTCCCGGAACATACACCTATTCCATTACTCCTTACGGACCAGATGGTATTATAGGCGAATCTCGAACCATCGATCCTTTGCTTAAAGTCATTCCTACGCCTCAGTGTACGGAAGACAACAGAGTGGAAAAGTGCGGAACGTATGCCTGCGTCGGATCTCAGAGTTGTGACACTCTATGTACAACGGAAAACAAATGCGCCGTTTCTACAAATTGCTCGTCTGTGAAAGGACGATGCGGAGCGCAGTGTTCACTCAACTCTGACTGCCAAAATTCGAAGGAAGTGTTCTGTAATGCAAACCATGAAGTCTGCACGCCGATATGCTCCACAGAAACAGCAACAAAAGGGCAATGTGTTGCGGGAACAACAGACTGTCACACTGAATCTGGATTTTGCAACGTGCCAGAAGCGCTTTCCGTAAATATTCCAGCTCAAACCATTCTTTTTGGAACAAAACCAACTGATATCGTCATATCTGGAGGAACACCTGGGTACAGCATTACTTCCGTGGAAGAAACTCCAAAATCTGGAAGTACTGGGCTGAGACCGACTCTTAATGCCGATGATGCCACGATCTCATTCCCGTCTCCTGCCATTGGAACAGGAGAAATGAAAATAACGATTAGGGATTCTCTCGAACAATCAATCGAGGTAACTATTGTCGTGTATGCTCGCCCGAATCTTGCAAATTATAAAACCTTTACCATTGATTCCACTTGCGATAAAAGAACCGGAAACAATGCTGCTCTCGTTGGAGAAATTTGCACACTTGTAGCTACGGTAACATTTGATGATGGAAGTTCTCAGGATGTTTCTCGAGAAGTATTTTGGGATGGAACCAAAGGAGCGGGAGTGTTTCTCGATGGAGACACGAACGGAAAGCCAGATGGAAGATCTGATATTTTTATTCTTCCCGCACCACTCACAAGTGACACGCCGAGATACGTCGACATCTCCGCATCGCTTCTTATTTCAGACGATCCCGAAGATCCAGATGCCGTATATGTCCGAAATGATGATGAACCGATTCGATTTGAAATTAAGGATCCGGGAAGACTTTCTTCCCTTGAAATTTCTTCTGAATGTGACACAAAAACAAAATCTGTGGGAGATGATTGTACGTTAAAAGCCAATGGAAAATTTGCAGATGGAACTCTTCACGATCTTTCGAATATCGTGGAATTCCTCGGATATCAAACCATCGGAAAACTTCTTGGAACAAAGGCTGGAGATCCGAAAAATGGTATTTTGGAAATTACAAAACGCGGTATTGCGACGATTACCGCATATATGCCATTTTCCATTTTTGATGGAAATCCGGGAATTTCGGGAGATGATACTAACAGCATTGCAGATGTCATCTACAAAAATAGAGGAGATGGAGTTTCCTCAGAAACGTCTGTCGTTATTACCGCAGTTGATCCGACAAGAATTACCTCAATCACTGTTTCGTCACCAAATTGCGATGGAAAAGAAGTACCAATTGGAACCGTCTGCGTACTTCAGGCATCAGGAATCTATGAAGATGGAACTTCCTATGATATTTCGAATTTGGTTACGTGGATCGGACATGAAGCGGTTCTTGGCGATAAAGGAAAACTCGGTGAAAATGGCGTCCTTACGACAGGAAAAGCAGGAACTGCCGTTATTCATGCAACGCTTGTCGTGAATCCAAAAGATTCTTCAGGAGGAAGTATTTCTTCAACTTCATCTGACAGTATTACGATCACCGTAATAAATCCGGGAATTTTGAAATCAATTACTGTTTCTTCAAATTGCAGTGGTATAAAAATCATTGGAGATGTCTGTACGCTGAGGGCAATGGGAACATTTGCGAGCGGCGAACGTGATATTTCTGATCAAGTCACATGGAACGGTATTTCTGCTCTTGCTGGTGCGATTACAGGTATGAGTGACATGGTGATTACAAAAGCAGGCGTTGCGACCATAAGCGCAACTCGAGCCATTGATCCAGAAAATGCTGGAGCAGGAAGTGTTTCTTCAAATTCCATCGAAATTTCAGCCGTAGATCCAGGAGAAATTGACTCTATTGCGATTAGTTCTCCATGCAGCGGACTCCAGAAAAAAATTGGAGAATACTGTCAACTCAAAGCAGAAGCGACATATAAAGGTGGAGAAAAGGGCGATGTTTCGGAAAAAGTGACATGGACGGGGTTTGATCAAATTGGCGTGGTGAATGGTTCACTTCTCGAGATTAATAAGCGCGAAAATCGAGCTCAAACGGAAGCGCTCATTTTTGCGCATATTTCTCAAACAAGTGGCGATATTCGTTCTCCAATGAATGCTCCCATTCGAATTATTGTGGTGGAAAAACTCCCTGAAATTAGGAATATTTACACGATCGGAAATCCAGAAATTTCCAGAAATACTCATACGGATTTGTATATTGATGTCTTCAGCGAAAATGGAATTTCAGAACTTGGGAAAATTCATGCATTCCTGTACGAAGGAATGTTTGGAACGCCTGAAGAAATTCCAGCCGCGCAGAATTCATTTACCATTATTGAAGATGATAAGGCTTCAGAAGTGACAGAAGGAATAAATTCTGCTCTCATTAAACTTCCGATCTACATTCCCGTGTTTGCGGACATGCAAGATGGACCATTTACTTTCCTCGTAAAGATAGATACCAATTCCGGAAATACTATTTCCAAAGTATATACCACCTATCTCGGAATGCGTCCTTCTGGAGATGTGAGTGGAAATGGATTCCTTGACAAAGCTGATATTTCGATGATGCTCAAAATAGTAAATAGCGAAATTCAAGCTTCAGAACAGCAGATAAAACGTTCTGATTTTAATGGAAATCGTCAAGTTGATCTCATTGATGCTATCTTTGCGCTCAGAAAATACGCTGAGTAA
- a CDS encoding thrombospondin type 3 repeat-containing protein — translation MYNPGQEDSDGDKVGDACQNGKKVTVGEVCTLFAKVQYPGKTVGGNSIPGVIRDVSRLVYWEGFFEVGVFVNGNEKGQTPGGSDLFIIPRSLATDTPTFANITALLVLSGEDPADPEAVTERSSNQIRLEVSDPGKLESLEISSECDEYRAPPESAGADDDRDGILNGVDNCPYVSNPRVDGKQPDTDNDGIGDACDKKPKILGDICTLKAEGTFDDGTKHTISHLVEWLGYQNIGKMVNDAKPGDSGNGLLEIEKRGRATITAVMPFSIFDKNPGIPGDDISSIEDILYKERGDGVSSPENDPIIITAANPGKLVLISVSSPNCGRVQNGSVEKNLVGQTCVLIAKGTFEDGSEYDITPQADVTWIGFESVGDEVNETGILNLTKSGMASIRATRRVYLEDSEPEGGPAPGIISSSNNISVTVLDPQKLESIAVSSEGCDGKQKLIHDICVLRAMGTFQDLDPNTPGNTNIHDISHEVTWNGFSAVGTEIKPVAELEITKTGIATITASRLLDPDDDSKGLISSDPAKPIVITGVDPGEALKITVDSDCNNKDPVQNPIQKHIGEYCELRATATYQGRGQGCDTNPESCKFLADVSSQVLWRGYEGIGVIDASNKSLLEITKRNSAPETIANITAIFEQSLTHETYHDIVSENPPIKISIVEKKPEIRGIHTVGNFGIGRNTHEKLFVDIFTEPGDATFDTIQAHLYEGSFASPADITGDAFPIIIEETAPLITAGQNAVMIELPILIPDFAGMDEGPFTFLVKITTNSGNVISAVHPTYLGTAPTGDFNGNKYVELSDIISMMRIVNGEISLANEEQRKRIDMNFDRVISLLDVLLAYRRFTSL, via the coding sequence GTGTATAATCCAGGACAAGAAGACTCGGATGGCGATAAAGTTGGTGATGCTTGCCAAAACGGAAAGAAAGTCACCGTGGGCGAAGTGTGCACGCTCTTTGCCAAAGTACAGTATCCGGGAAAAACGGTTGGAGGAAATTCAATTCCCGGAGTTATTCGCGACGTTTCTCGCCTCGTTTATTGGGAAGGCTTTTTTGAAGTTGGGGTTTTTGTGAACGGGAACGAAAAAGGTCAAACTCCTGGCGGTTCTGATCTCTTTATTATTCCACGATCACTCGCCACTGATACTCCAACATTTGCAAATATTACCGCTCTTCTCGTTCTCTCCGGTGAAGATCCTGCTGATCCAGAAGCAGTTACGGAACGAAGTTCCAATCAAATTCGGCTGGAAGTGAGTGACCCCGGAAAACTGGAATCTCTTGAAATTTCTTCCGAGTGTGATGAATACAGAGCTCCTCCAGAAAGTGCAGGAGCAGATGATGACAGAGATGGCATTTTGAACGGAGTTGATAATTGTCCGTATGTTTCAAATCCACGAGTAGATGGAAAACAACCGGATACCGATAATGATGGAATCGGTGATGCGTGTGATAAAAAACCAAAAATTCTTGGAGATATCTGTACACTCAAGGCTGAGGGAACATTTGATGATGGCACAAAACATACCATTTCTCATCTTGTGGAATGGCTTGGGTATCAAAACATTGGAAAAATGGTGAATGATGCAAAGCCCGGAGACAGTGGCAACGGACTCCTTGAGATCGAAAAGCGTGGAAGAGCCACAATTACGGCTGTTATGCCTTTTTCAATTTTTGATAAAAATCCAGGAATTCCAGGGGACGATATCAGTAGTATCGAAGATATTTTGTACAAAGAACGCGGAGACGGCGTTTCTTCTCCTGAAAATGATCCCATTATTATTACCGCTGCGAATCCAGGAAAACTCGTTTTGATTTCAGTAAGTTCCCCAAATTGTGGAAGAGTACAAAATGGAAGCGTTGAGAAAAATCTTGTTGGACAAACATGCGTTCTCATTGCGAAAGGAACTTTTGAAGATGGGAGTGAATATGATATTACTCCGCAAGCGGATGTAACATGGATCGGTTTTGAATCAGTTGGAGATGAAGTAAATGAAACAGGAATTTTGAATCTGACAAAAAGCGGAATGGCGAGTATTCGCGCAACACGAAGAGTGTATCTCGAAGATTCTGAACCAGAAGGCGGACCTGCGCCAGGAATAATTTCTTCCTCAAATAATATTTCGGTAACTGTTCTTGATCCTCAAAAATTGGAATCAATTGCCGTTTCTTCAGAAGGATGCGATGGAAAACAGAAACTCATTCATGATATTTGTGTTCTCAGGGCAATGGGAACATTTCAAGATCTGGATCCGAATACTCCCGGAAATACAAATATTCATGATATCTCCCATGAAGTTACTTGGAATGGATTTTCTGCCGTTGGAACTGAAATCAAACCGGTTGCGGAACTCGAAATTACGAAAACGGGAATCGCCACAATTACGGCAAGTCGTCTTCTTGATCCCGATGATGATTCCAAGGGACTCATTTCTTCAGATCCGGCAAAACCAATTGTGATCACTGGAGTCGATCCCGGTGAGGCTCTCAAAATCACCGTGGATTCTGATTGTAACAACAAAGACCCTGTTCAGAATCCCATTCAAAAACATATTGGAGAGTATTGCGAACTCAGGGCTACTGCAACGTATCAAGGACGTGGACAAGGCTGTGATACAAATCCCGAAAGCTGCAAATTTCTGGCGGATGTTTCTAGTCAAGTTCTTTGGAGAGGATATGAAGGAATCGGCGTGATCGATGCGAGCAATAAATCACTTCTGGAAATTACGAAGAGAAATTCTGCTCCAGAAACAATTGCGAATATCACTGCAATTTTTGAGCAATCTCTTACTCATGAAACATATCACGACATCGTTTCCGAAAATCCTCCGATAAAAATTTCTATCGTTGAGAAAAAACCAGAAATTCGCGGAATTCATACAGTGGGAAATTTTGGAATTGGAAGGAATACACATGAAAAACTTTTTGTCGATATTTTCACTGAACCGGGAGATGCCACTTTCGATACGATTCAAGCGCATCTTTACGAAGGAAGTTTTGCTTCTCCGGCAGATATCACTGGAGATGCCTTCCCGATTATCATTGAGGAAACTGCACCACTTATTACCGCGGGACAAAACGCAGTGATGATTGAACTCCCAATTCTTATTCCCGACTTCGCTGGAATGGATGAAGGACCATTTACTTTTCTGGTCAAAATTACTACGAATTCCGGAAATGTTATTTCTGCAGTTCATCCGACGTATCTTGGCACTGCTCCCACAGGTGATTTTAATGGAAATAAATATGTGGAACTTTCTGATATCATTTCCATGATGCGAATAGTGAACGGAGAAATCTCTCTTGCAAATGAAGAGCAGCGCAAAAGAATCGATATGAATTTTGATCGAGTTATTTCACTTCTCGATGTTCTCCTCGCATACAGGAGATTTACATCATTATAG